The following proteins are co-located in the Gloeocapsa sp. PCC 7428 genome:
- a CDS encoding glutamate-5-semialdehyde dehydrogenase, which produces MTTQIDLPLTAIARKTRDCAQILAVLSTEEKNQAIEAIAQALEAAADEILAANAADCAAAAQDGIPKPLYHRLKLDRAKLQSAIAGVRDVGKLADPVGAVQIHRQLDDGLILKRVTCPLGVLGVIFEARPDAAIQISALAIKSGNGMILKGGKEAIRSCEAIVKAIHLGLSQTAISPDAVQLLTTREATLELLQLDQFVDLIIPRGSNSFVRFVQENTRIPVLGHADGICHLYVDRAADLSQAVAITVDSKTQYPAACNAIETLLIHEAIAPAFLTLVAPALQQHNVELRGDTRTREILDITPATEADWSTEYSDLILSIKVVDSLTDAIAHINEYGSGHTDAIVTENTDAAATFLAQVNAAGVFHNCSTRFADGFRYGFGAEVGISTQKMPPRGPVGLEGLVTYKYKLVGNGHIVATYSGDNAKSFAHKDLD; this is translated from the coding sequence ATGACTACTCAGATTGACCTTCCTTTAACTGCGATCGCCCGCAAAACTCGTGACTGCGCGCAAATATTAGCAGTTTTATCTACTGAAGAGAAGAATCAGGCGATTGAGGCGATCGCGCAAGCATTAGAAGCTGCTGCGGATGAGATTTTGGCGGCGAATGCGGCTGATTGTGCTGCGGCGGCACAAGATGGAATTCCGAAACCTTTGTATCATCGACTGAAGTTAGATCGGGCAAAGTTGCAAAGTGCGATCGCCGGAGTTCGGGATGTCGGGAAACTTGCCGATCCTGTAGGTGCGGTGCAAATTCACCGTCAGCTTGATGATGGTTTGATTCTCAAGCGCGTGACTTGTCCTTTGGGTGTGTTGGGGGTAATTTTTGAAGCTCGTCCTGATGCGGCGATTCAAATTTCGGCGTTGGCGATAAAATCAGGCAATGGCATGATTCTGAAGGGTGGAAAAGAAGCAATTCGCTCGTGTGAGGCAATTGTGAAAGCGATTCATCTTGGATTATCGCAAACCGCGATTAGTCCTGATGCTGTGCAGTTACTTACTACCCGCGAAGCAACTTTAGAATTATTGCAACTCGATCAATTCGTTGATTTGATTATTCCTAGAGGTTCTAATTCGTTTGTGCGCTTTGTTCAGGAGAATACGCGCATTCCGGTATTAGGTCATGCTGATGGTATTTGTCATCTTTATGTTGACCGTGCAGCGGATTTAAGTCAAGCGGTGGCAATTACTGTAGATTCAAAAACGCAGTATCCGGCGGCGTGTAATGCAATTGAAACGCTGTTAATTCATGAAGCGATCGCACCTGCATTTTTAACGCTTGTCGCCCCAGCTTTGCAACAGCACAACGTTGAGTTACGGGGTGATACTAGAACTCGTGAAATTCTGGATATTACACCAGCAACAGAAGCTGATTGGTCAACGGAATATAGTGACTTAATTCTATCAATTAAGGTTGTTGATTCTTTAACCGATGCGATCGCGCATATTAATGAGTATGGTTCGGGACATACAGATGCGATCGTTACCGAGAATACCGATGCAGCAGCGACTTTCTTAGCGCAAGTCAACGCGGCTGGCGTCTTTCATAATTGTTCGACGCGCTTTGCCGATGGTTTCCGTTACGGTTTTGGTGCTGAAGTCGGAATTAGTACGCAAAAAATGCCACCACGCGGACCTGTAGGGTTAGAAGGTTTGGTCACTTACAAGTATAAGCTTGTAGGTAATGGACACATCGTTGCAACTTACAGCGGTGACAATGCCAAATCGTTTGCGCACAAAGATTTAGACTAA